In Pogoniulus pusillus isolate bPogPus1 chromosome 2, bPogPus1.pri, whole genome shotgun sequence, the following are encoded in one genomic region:
- the GCG gene encoding pro-glucagon: protein MKMKSVYFVAGLLLMIVQGSWQNPLQDTEEKSRSFKASQSEPLDESKQPNEVKRHSQGTFTSDYSKYLDTRRAQDFVQWLMSTKRNGQQVQEDKENDKYSDQISSNEISKRHAEFERHAEGTYTSDITSYLEGQAAKEFIAWLVNGRGRRDFPETALMAEEMGRRHADGTFTSDINKVLDDMAAKEFLKWLINTKVTQRDLLGEYQ from the exons ATGAAAATGAAAAGTGTTTATTTTGTGGCTGGGCTCCTTTTAATGATAGTTCAAGGCAGCTGGCAAAATCCTCTTCAGGATACAGAGGAGAAATCAAG ATCCTTCAAAGCTTCCCAGTCTGAACCATTAGATGAATCTAAACAGCCGAATGAAGTGAAGCGTCACTCACAAGGCACATTCACCAGTGATTACAGCAAGTACTTGGACACTAGACGAGCTCAGGACTTTGTGCAATGGTTAATGAGCACTAAAAGGAATGG CCAGCAAGTACAGGAAGACAAAGAAAATGACAAATACTCGGACCAGATCTCAAG caatgagatctccaaGCGTCATGCTGAATTTGAGAGACATGCTGAAGGCACCTATACCAGTGATATCACCTCCTATTTGGAAGGTCAAGCTGCCAAAGAGTTCATTGCTTGGTTAGTGAATGGACGAGGAAGAAGAGA TTTCCCAGAAACAGCTCTTATGGCTGAAGAAATGGGACGGAGACATGCAGACGGAACTTTCACGAGTGATATCAACAAAGTTCTTGATGACATGGCTGCCAAAGAGTTCCTAAAGTGGCTGATTAACACAAAAGTCACCCAAAG gGATCTTTTGGGAGAATACCAGTAA